The Methanothermobacter sp. CaT2 DNA window CATCATACTGGTTAATGGGGAGCCACTCCTCATGTTCATTGACGACAGGGTTGTCCCGACCCTGAGGGGCGCCCTGAAGATGGAAATAGATAGGGGATATGTGGTCGTTGACATGGGGGCCGTCAGGTTCCTTGCAAACGGGGCCGATGTCATGAGCCCCGGTATAGTTGACGCCGACCCTGAGATATCTGAGAACGACACCGTCGTTGTGGTGGATGAGAGAAATCGCAGACCCCTTGCAGTGGG harbors:
- a CDS encoding DUF1947 domain-containing protein, encoding MTVKIRKRYHIKKKKLKEIRGQIGDYSSLIPEKATVEIIETDDNNIILVNGEPLLMFIDDRVVPTLRGALKMEIDRGYVVVDMGAVRFLANGADVMSPGIVDADPEISENDTVVVVDERNRRPLAVGISLISGPEMVERDSGKAVKTIHHIGDAIWELEV